The following are encoded in a window of Psilocybe cubensis strain MGC-MH-2018 chromosome 4, whole genome shotgun sequence genomic DNA:
- a CDS encoding SAGA complex subunit spt3 — MATSRRAGVMGEGQTSREYKYTQEISQMMFVFGEVQDPNPETVNLVEDIVRSQLIELIVQARALATRRGARYLSAEDLIFLIRHDRGKVNRLRTYLSWKDVRKHAKNSEGDAGGGVEVETLEDGPDDKLTAKAQKITIKLPWEITTMYSEVLKQSGHQSDDEEDEDDIEAHEASIQRLKEADDATRQMTREEYQHYSDCRQASFTYRKAKRFREFLNLPPQLDLKANDDTVDIVGFLAFEMVRSLTLAGLAVKKSLEDSFLRDDYTSPVMGKRKAGASGGPAEKRRREGSPDDETEYTLPVNSLFLPPPEARTALRTEHIQDAFARMQGEWSHHRSAGMHNWRGGLVRTRISLI, encoded by the exons ATGGCCACATCCCGGAGAGCCGGCGTTATGGGGGAGGGACAGACAAGTCGAGAGTACAAATACACACAGGAGATATCCCAAATG ATGTTCGTTTTTGGAGAAGTCCAGGATCCTAATCCGGAGACTGTCAATCTCGTAGAAGACATCGTGCGCAGCCAACTTATTGAGCTA ATCGTACAAGCCCGGGCACTCGCCACGCGCCGCGGGGCAAGGTATCTCTCTGCAGAGGACCTGATATTCCTAATTCGCCATGACCGCGGGAAGGTCAATCGCCTACGGACATATCTCTCTTGGAAGGACGTTAGGAAGCACGCAAAGAACTCTGAAGGAGATGCTGGAGGAGGTGTCGAAGTCGAGACATTAGAAGACGGACCGGACG ACAAATTGACTGCAAAAGCGCAGAAAATCACGATTAAATTGCCTTGGGAAATCACAACAATGTATTCCGAGGTTCTGAAACAAAGTGGACATCAgtcagatgatgaagaagacgaggatgataTCGAGGCGCATGAAGCTTCCATCCAGCGGTTGAAA GAAGCAGATGATGCCACAAGACAAATGACAAgagaagaatatcagcatTACTCTGATTGTCGGCAGGCTTCATTTACATATAGGAAAG CCAAACGTTTCCGCGAGTTTCTGAACCTCCCACCGCAGCTTGACCTCAAAGCCAACGATGACACAGTCGACATTGTTGGTTTTCTTGCCTTCGAAATGGTACGATCCCTCACCCTCGCCGGACTCGCCGTCAAGAAATCGCTCGAGGACTCCTTCCTGAGAGACGATTATACCTCTCCTGTCATGGGCAAGCGCAAGGCTGGCGCGTCTGGTGGACCTGCGGAGAAACGACGCCGAGAGGGATCGCCAGACGACGAGACGGAGTACACGCTCCCGGTGAATTCACTGTTCTTGCCACCTCCTGAAGCACGGACGGCGTTAAGGACGGAGCATATACAAGACGCGTTCGCGAGGATGCAAGGAGAGTGGTCGCATCATCGGTCGGCAGGGATGCATAATTGGCGTGGAGGGCTGGTGAGGACGAGGATCAGTCTCATCTGA
- a CDS encoding ATP-dependent helicase upf1, whose protein sequence is MDSSSFLVTQGVFSAHHPNIVVQHCHEGDISGYFDLFVGSIDESVIGLAAIYGSKGRMTMLAVSSRSRTLVVTLSFQSRRRVSAKKKKLKTKTVDKLHSLLCDPDVLKVTFYMDKLSAALFHDHGMRITQGKDLLSLSTNNNRTSIAALITVIGGDKMVFKEALTDLFFNDKPHKEAVKALALQAWVAYSASVLPSIYPRLNGLSSINTSFMPEKTLAIVSKTIRDMDRLVALKPSRKKHDVISKPEKQSLIISQRYKTKISRLSGTQRLRITFQRNGKTESIQVTKGVKVDGRQTTIEVGSKPMVFNTIKSVETVGREDPTPAEIQRTEFMLSVLQNPVILSQNPFIGAIWGLPKTSWKKNSATLVTPGIYFPSKRQLNESQSVAVNFILSSKTSDRVILIHGPPGTGKTTVIAAAVTSAMASFDTTRTIWLVAQSNVAVKNIAEKLANVDFWDFKIIVSKDFRFDWHEHLYVKIEENLIETSMLIDDVLATSRQLLGSRVILCTLGMLSNPKLSNVTSLVPPQTVIFDEASQIEIGDYMSLLHRFKSSLQKLVFIGDDKQLAPYGTSDIPELQSIFEKLHLRKAAVFLDTQYRMPVPIGTFISKHVYSGKLKSEHAILKSSCCRFIDVHNGVEQSKGHSWTNEQEVKVVVKIARQLIAQGKSFRIITPYDAQRSLLESSLKNAELTWEDKCFNIDSFQGNEDDYIVVTLVRTAKLGFLIDMRRVNVMLTRCKVGMIICTNRAFMENAAAETLVGKLQKTISGSIWIDGHDVLHKNIKTFV, encoded by the exons ATGGACAGTTCCTCATTCCTCGTTACACAAGGTGTCTTTAGTGCGCACCACCCAAATATCGTTGTTCAACATTGTCACGAAGGCGACATCTCCGGGTATTTTGACCTTTTTGTGGGCTCCATTGATGAAAGCGTCATCGGCCTTGCTGCTATATACGGGTCCAAAGGTCGAATGACGATGTTGGCAGTCTCTTCCCGCAGTCGAACTCTTGTGGTGACTCTTAGTTTTCAAAGCCGGAGAAGAGTCAGtgcgaagaagaagaaattaaAAACGAAAACTGTCGATAAATTGCACTCTTTGCTATGCGACCCGGATGTATTGAAGGTCACATTTTACATGGACAAATTGTCGGCAGCACTATTCCATGACCATGGGATGCGTATTACTCAGGGGAAAGACCTTCTCTCATTGTCTACCAACAACAATCGCACTTCTATCGCTGCTTTAATAACAGTCATAGGTGGCGATAAAATGGTATTCAAGGAAGCCTTAACCGATTTATTTTTCAATGATAAACCACACAAGGAAGCGGTTAAGGCATTGGCCCTCCAAGCTTGGGTTGCCTATTCGGCCTCGGTTCTCCCAAGCATATATCCAAGGCTGAATGGATTATCTTCCATCAATACTTCGTTTATGCCTGAAAAG ACCCTTGCCATTGTCTCAAAAACTATCCGCGATATGGACAGGCTTGTGGCACTCAAACCTTCTCGAAAAAAGCATGACGTTATAAGCAAACCTGAGAAGCAATCATTGATTATTTCACAGAGGTACAAGACAAAAATTAGCCGCCTATCAGGGACTCAG CGTCTACGAATTACATTTCAACGCAATGGAAAGACAGAATCCATTCAAGTAACAAAGGGTGTGAAGGTTGATGGGCGTCAAACGACAATTGAGGTGGGCAGCAAACCAATGGTCTTTAATACTATAAAGTCTGTGGAAACAGTCGGAAGAGAGGACCCCACCCCGGCTGAAATTCAGAGAACCGAGTTTATGCTTTCGGTACTACAAAATCCCGTTATATTGTCTCAAAATCCGTTCATTGGCGCAATATGGGGTCTTCCTAAAACATCCTGGAAGAAAAACTCTGCAACCCTAGTAACCCCTGGCATATATTTTCCGTCGAAAAGACAGTTGAACGAATCACAATCTGTGGCAGTTAATTTTATACTCTCCAGCAAGACTTCCGACCGTGTTATCCTGATTCATGGGCCTCCCGGCACAGGAAAAACTACTGTTATTGCTGCGGCTGTCACTAGTGCTATGGCTTCTTTTGACACCACACGTACGATATGGCTTGTTGCACAATCTAATGTTGCCGTCAAGAATATCGCGGAAAAGTTGGCCAACGTCGATTTTTGGGATTTCAAGATCATTGTATCCAAAGACTTTCGCTTCGATTG GCATGAACATTTATACgtaaaaattgaagaaaactTGATTGAAACTAGCATGTTGATTGACGACGTCCTTGCGACATCGCGACAATTGCTCGGTTCTCGGGTAATCTTATGCACCCTCGGAATGCTTTCCAACCCTAAACTGTCTAATGTTACTTCCTTGGTTCCACCACAGACAGTAATCTTTGACGAGGCCAGCCAAATTGAAATAGGAGATTATATGTCTCTTCTCCACCGTTTTAAGTCCAGTTTGCAAAAACTCGTCTTCATTGGCGATGATAAACAAC TGGCGCCTTATGGTACGAGTGACATACCGGAATTGCAAAGTATCTTCGAGAAACTCCACCTTCGAAAGGCTGCTGTCTTCCTTGATACCCAAT ATCGGATGCCTGTACCCATTGGCACATTCATTTCAAAGCACGTATACTCGGGCAAATTAAAAAGCGAGCACGCTATTCTCAAATCATCTTGCTGCCGCTTTATCGATGTTCACAATGGCGTGGAACAATCCAAGGGGCACAGCTGGACG AATGAACAAGAAGTCAAAGTGGTGGTCAAAATCGCACGGCAGCTCATTGCCCAGGGAAAATCTTTTCGCATCATCACTCCTTACGATGCCCAACGGTCGCTGTTGGAGAGCAGTCTCAAGAACGCCGAACTCACATGGGAAGACAAATGCTTCAACATCGATTCTTTCCAAG GCAACGAGGATGACTATATTGTAGTGACTTTGGTCCGCACAGCTAAACTTGGTTTTCTTATTGACATGAGACGCGTCAACGTGATGCTGACACGGTGCAAGGTGGGTATGATCATATGTACGAACCGTGCGTTTATGGAAAACGCTGCTGCCGAGACACTAGTAGGGAAACTTCAGAAAACTATAAGTGGATCAATATGGATAGACGGGCACGATGTTCTTCATAAAAACATCAAGACCTTCGTTTGA
- a CDS encoding Anaphase-promoting complex subunit 8, with protein MSSFKALDAQDISDIRNTAKQCLERGLIVASKWLSDLLLSTTPEKRKEKIIPAAIIPSMSTPARSQSPQISLQTQSLVPTQPLTQTSLDDVDSVELEFERQEEDCLVAARSCFEGRQFQRVTHHLNDCKSSKANFLKLYSRFIATEKSALGDWHKLDSDRKQPPTPINLYLGELYDLVKDSNDPWLLFLKALFLSRLSRREEAIESALLSIAGCKWNWSTWTLLGTCVGDSQELSSLLPLIPLPPDHPLVQMFQIKVLNELHSPADNELQLCERLLSLDFFPNSVWVMGLRACVLYHMHDFAQSIAQFEHILAIDPHRIDNIDIYSNMLYVTGDILKLSKLAHDFLALDKDRPEVCCLIGNHYSLRGEREKAIKYFKRATQLDRTYLSAWTLMGHEYVELKKSHAAIEAYRRAIDVNRKDYRAWYGLGQAYELLDLQLYSIHYYKRATALRPYDVRLWQAQGMCYEEIGRLQEAADCYKHALIPADPQEITINLKLAKIYRALEEHSVAVAYHRRVVEVCQANLRRIQDFSRSCIEVAEYEMHLPNGDLSLAKDYLEMVAMSNSEDVKLATDLLKQVKIMIEKKYNARLSYSDDQGTLTINPAML; from the exons ATGTCGTCTTTCAAAGCCCTCGACGCACAGGATATATCAGATATTCGTAACACAGCCAAACAATGTCTGGAAAGGGGTCTAATAGTCGCTTCTAAGTG GCTATCTGACCTCTTGCTTTCCACTACGCCagaaaagaggaaggaaaaaaTTATACCCGCTGCTATCATTCCTTCAATGTCCACTCCAGCAAGGTCTCAATCACCCCAGATATCGCTGCAAACTCAATCACTTGTACCGACTCAACCGCTCACTCAGACTTCCCTT GACGATGTTGACTCCGTTGAACTTGAGTTTGAGAGACAAGAAGAGGACTGTCTTGTTGCCGCGCGGTCATGCTTCGAGGGCCGACAATTCCAACGCGTTACTCATCATTTAAACGATTGCAAAAGTTCTAAAGCAAATTTTCTGAAGTTATATTCTCGGTTTATT GCGACAGAGAAAAGTGCATTGGGGGACTGGCACAAGTTGGACA GTGATCGGAAGCAACCTCCTACACCCATAAATTTGTACTTGGGAGAGCTCTACGACCTTGTTAAAGATTCTAATGACCCATGGCTTCTCTTTCT GAAAGCATTGTTTCTATCTCGCTTGTCTAGGCGAGAGGAAGCTATAGAAAGTGCCTTGCTCTCCATCGCAGGATGTAAATGGAATTGGTCAACATGGACATTACTAGGCACTTGTGTCGGGGACAGTCAAGAG CTATCTTCTCTGTTACCTTTAATCCCATTGCCGCCCGATCACCCTCTTGTTCAAATGTTCCAAATCAAAGTATTGAATGAGCTTCATAGTCCTGCCGATAATGAATTGCAGCTTTGTGAACGATTATTATCCTTGGACTTCTTTCCAAATAGTGTCTGGGTAATGGGATTGCGAGCATGTGTACTCTATCATATGCACG ATTTTGCTCAATCTATTGCCCAGTTCGAACATATACTTGCGATCGACCCCCACCGCATTGACAACATCGACATATACTCAAATATGCTGTATGTGACAGGAGATATTCTAAAGCTTTCAAAGCTGGCACACGATTTTTTGGCCTTAGATAAAGACCGACCAGAAGTTTGTTGTTTGATCG GAAACCATTACTCGTTACGTGGCGAGCGTGAAAAGGCTATCAAGTACTTCAAGAGAGCTACGCAGCTCGATCGCACTTACCTTTCCGCCTGGACCTTGATGGGCCATGAGTATGTTGAACTGAAGAAATCTCATGCTGCTATTGAAGCCTATCGTCGCGCTATAG ATGTCAATCGAAAGGATTACCGAGCTTGGTACGGCCTTGGACAAGCATACGAACTTCTCGACTTacaactttattccattCATTATTATAAACGGGCGACAGCTTTGCG TCCCTACGATGTGCGGTTATGGCAGGCGCAAGGAATGTGTTATGAGGAAATAGGAAG ACTTCAAGAAGCAGCGGATTGTTATAAGCACGCCTTGATACCTGCTGACCCTCAAGAAATAACGATTAACCTCAAACTGGCAAAAATATATCGTGCTCTGGAAGAACACTCTGTAGCAGTGGCTTATCACCGCCGTGTAGTTGAAGTCTGTCAAGCCAATT TGCGCCGGATTCAAGATTTTTCGAGATCTTGCATAGAGGTTGCCGAATACGAAATGCACCTCCCAAACGGCGACTTGAGCCTTGCGAAAGATTACCTTGAGATGGTGGCAATGAGTAATTCTGAAGATGTGAAGCTAGCAACTGATTTACTCAAACAAGTAAAAATCATGATTGAGAAGAAATATAACGCCCGGCTGTCATATAGTGATGACCAGGGGACGCTGACAATCAACCCAGCTATGCTATGA
- a CDS encoding Coenzyme Q-binding protein COQ10-like protein, mitochondrial (Coenzyme Q-binding protein COQ10 homolog, mitochondrial), with product MLLSPAPLRPLLRIPSLRRTLFSLPSFPFGGLESKPQNYNEQKIFPYNAKELYAVVADVASYPQFIPFCVSSRIDRSALERAMKGRTVVDAELAVGFLNFKESYVSEVTCVPFESVQARASSSTPLFKSLLTTWRFQNPTSKLCSVSQSSSASAESTSIERDNSSSPTLVTFDLTYEFANPLHAGVSATFFGQVSKMMIQAFEDRCVEVYGRRNSS from the exons ATGTTACTTTCGCCCGCACCGCTGCGACCACTGTTACGAATCCCGTCTCTGCGCCGCACCTTATTCAGTCtcccttcctttcctttcggTGGTCTAGAGTCTAAACCGCAGAATTACAATGAACAGAAAATATTCCC ATACAATGCGAAGGAGCTATACGCTGTCGTAGCTGACGTAGCATCATATCCACAATTCATACCCTTCTGCGTGAGCTCACGCATTGATCGGTCGGCACTCGAGCGGGCAATGAAAGGAAGGACGGTCGTTGACGCGGAACTTGCTGTTGGATTTTTGAATTTTAAGGAGAGCTATGTCAGCGAAGTTACATGCGTTCCTTTTGAGTCGGTGCAG GCTCGCGCATCTTCGTCAACGCCGCTGTTCAAATCGCTTTTGACAACCTGGCGGTTCCAaaacccaacttccaagcTCTGCAGCGTATCTCAGTCAAGTTCAGCGTCTGCGGAAAGCACCAGTATAGAGAGAGATAACTCTTCAAGCCCAACCCTCGTCACTTTCGACCTGACCTACGAATTTGCAAATCCTCTCCATGCTGGTGTATCCGCGACATTTTTTGGACAAGtgtcgaagatgatgatCCAGGCTTTTGAGGACCGTTGTGTGGAAGTCTACGGACGAAGAAATTCGAGTTAG
- a CDS encoding Nucleolar protein 13 — MSSPSSSSKSSSPAPEIKEKKRKRKETVPAEDIPASKVQKTKRKRKAIAPVEDKIVEENDSAPSSEVKKIAHNKNSAPSDDEEDSSQGLGGPDSEKNAVKSDAEDIQDSEEPVLSHAERRRKKKEEKLAAKLAEEGKALKKRKLKDGSAKVVDNSAPTKRQNSVWVGNLSFKTTQENLRAFFDGVGEITRINMPTKAVANGPGQKPENRGFAYVDFATPDAKITAIALSENPLLGRKLLIKDGDDFKGRPAAIGAENVISDPVVAHKTHSKTAQKILRAQKQPPAPTLFLGNLGFDTTEDSIRELFEAHRPGHKKASKDTPDAKGEDKKPKDAWIRKVRMGTFEDSGACKGFAFVDFMTVDDATSALINPKNHHLNGRNLKVEYAGADAVRRGAPKNKQVDNALSPGKRSSRKERPQRDADDSAEPASDWNGAPKSSTTENAQTDSTPKQQWVSHKEKLAGSEGVRHKGPKSRPKPGAALALAKRESAAIVPNQGQKITF; from the exons ATGAGCTCTCcctcatcatcttccaaaAGTAGCAGTCCTGCTCCAGAAatcaaggagaaaaagaggaaacgGAAAGAGACTGTCCCCGCCGAGGATATCCCTGCTTCCAAAGTCCAGAAAACGAAACGCAAAAGAAAGGCCATTGCCCCAGTCGAAGACAAAATAGTGGAAGAAAACGACAGCGCACCCTCCTCAGAAGTGAAGAAAATCGCACACAACAAAAACAGCGCGCCatcagacgacgaagaagatagTTCTCAAGGTCTAGGCGGTCCGGACTCAGAGAAAAATGCAGTCAAGTCAGACGCTGAAGATATTCAGGATTCAGAAGAACCTGTACTCTCTCATGCAGAAcgcagaagaaaaaagaaggaggaaaaaCTTGCCGCGAAATTGGCAGAGGAAGGGAAGGCGTTGAAGAAACGCAAACTTAAGGATGGTAGTGCCAAAGTGGTCGATAACTCTGCTCCTACGAAACGGCAAAATTCTGTTTGGGTTGGTAATCTATCGTTCAAAACTACCCAGGAGAACCTTAGGGCATTTTTTGATGGAGTTGGGGAGATAACTCGAATTAATATGCCCACAAAGGCTGTCGCAAACGGTCCTGGACAGAAACCTGAAAACCGCGG ATTTGCCTATGTAGACTTTGCAACACCTGATGCAAAGATTACCGCTATTGCCCTCTCAGAAAACCCTCTCCTTGGTCGGAAACTTCTGATCAAAGATG GAGATGACTTTAAAGGTCGACCAGCCGCCATAGGGGCAGAGAACGTCATTTCAGACCCTGTAGTCGCACACAAAACACACTCCAAAACTGCGCAAAAGATTCTTAGAGCACAAAAGCAGCCCCCCGCCCCTACTTTGTTCCTTGGAAACTTGGGGTTCGATACCACCGAAGATTCCATTCGTGAACTCTTTGAAGCGCACCGGCCAGGTCATAAAAAGGCATCTAAAGATACCCCCGATGCAAAAGGAGAGGATAAAAAACCTAAGGATGCGTGGATACGCAAAGTAAGGATGGGCACTTTCGAAGACTCTGGCGCTTGTAAAGG CTTTGCGTTTGTCGATTTCATGACTGTTGACGACGCTACCTCAGCGCTCATCAACCCAAAAAATCACCACTTGAATGGAAGAAATTTAAAGGTCGAATATGCAGGTGCAGATGCTGTTCGTCGAGGCGCCCCCAAAAATAAACAGGTGGATAACGCTCTCAGCCCAGGCAAACGCTCGTCTCGAAAAGAACGGCCCCAGCGGGATGCTGACGATTCAGCTGAACCCGCATCCGACTGGAATGGTGCTCCCAAGTCTTCTACAACAGAAAATGCACAAACAGATTCTACTCCAAAACAACAATGGGTTAGCCATAAAGAAAAACTGGCAGGTTCTGAAGGGGTCAGGCACAAAGGACCCAAATCCCGTCCTAAACCGGGAGCGGCACTGGCGCTTGCAAAACGTGAATCTGCAGCTATCGTTCCCAACCAAGGTCAAAAAATCACGTTCTAA
- a CDS encoding Histone-lysine N-methyltransferase, H3 lysine-9 specific, whose translation MQDEITEISNKKTRDEDDNSDSGGSLFSRSPSPVTEDGKERWRMSDPPQEIFDDGEWKFQIIGEEVDHNGQVVEWEDWYRKDGSNTTWETAETISDVQWKQARQKARHEMASKSLSMKVITTTDIHNTETHLRNDAYNEKMKKYSKQKEPNLFEQMEKLMAKHEALDRIAAQGSATVERSQAGSSKVSRSSSRLSSKSSATLLPGHAESFAKSRHPSVPSISHSYASSKPSSSMTILSSASPLSPPLPSKSIPSLKGKEKAVICHFSSPECPSSRESLPLDNHQPSSTFSSSSGEPTAYKRSKQSSPQHSDSESSQLLFSSSNRGRKRSRHLIMSGSEVEDADIREISPFIPPKVAPHKKNSAASSSSMDDSLHRRLELEKAWNIEAQRMGAAPIYFVNDIDDEPIPSVDPHFRYIEKSYEFAPGIEKPSDEFLLRCSCKKCTKAIYCDCQHPSFMLDEKNVPFFAYDKYGLFAFNINKGIEVIECNKLCKCAKSPGQCPNRVSQIPRKHPIEIFKTPTRGWGVRSTEAIKKGQVLGIYTGLVITREAANALPGPLAKYRFDLDGDELANEEEENPSTLGLYSVDSRLHGNWTRFINHSCSPNLQIYLVVHDTPPGIGLPYIAFVANQNIPIRKELTFDYNPGQSSTLEEGADPCHCGSNECRGFLFF comes from the exons ATGCAAGACGAAATCACAGAAATATCCAACAAGAAAACTCGCGACGAAGATGATAACTCGGACTCGGGCGGTTCTTTGTTCTCGCGTTCCCCATCTCCAGTGACCGAAGACGGAAAGGAAAGATGGAGAATGTCCGATCCACCACAGGAGATATTTGATGATGGCGAATGGAAATTTCAAATCATCGGCGAAGAGGTTGACCACAACGGACAAGTT GTTGAATGGGAGGATTGGTATCGCAAAGACGGCTCAAATACGACATGGGAAACGGCAGAAACAATTTCTGATGTCCAGTGGAAGCAAGCTCGTCAGAAGGCACGACACGAGATGGCTAGTAAGTCGCTGTCGATGAAAGTTATAACAACTACCGACATACACAACACTGAAACACATCTGCGAAATGACGCCTACAAtgagaagatgaaaaaataCTCGAAACAAAAGGAGCCCAACTTATTCGAACAAATGGAAAAGCTCATGGCCAAGCATGAAGCTTTGGATCGAATTGCTGCACAAGGGTCAGCAACAGTAGAAAGGAGCCAAG CAGGATCGTCTAAGGTCTCACGAAGTTCCTCCAGGCTATCCTCCAAATCATCTGCTACTCTACTCCCTGGACACGCCGAATCATTCGCTAAATCCCGCCATCCATCCGTTCCTTCGATATCTCACTCATACGCATCCTCAaagccatcatcatcaatgacCATTCTGAGTAGCGCCTCTCCACTATCACCTCCACTACCTTCAAAGTCAATCCCCAGtttgaaaggaaaagaaaaagcggtTATTTGCCATTTTTCTAGTCCTGAATGTCCTTCCTCTCGTGAATCGTTACCTCTAGACAATCACCAACCGTCGTCAACattttcctcttcatccGGTGAACCAACGGCTTACAAGCGGTCAAAACAGTCATCTCCCCAACATTCTGATTCGGAGAGCTCCCAACTCCTTTTTTCGTCATCGAACAGAGGCCGGAAGCGCTCAAGGCACCTCATTATGTCCGGATCAGAAGTAGAGGATGCAGACATCCGAGAAATATCCCCCTTTATACCACCAAAAGTTGCTCCACATAAAAAGAACTCTGCTGCATCTTCAAGCAGCATGGATGATTCACTCCATCG GCGTCTTGAATTAGAGAAAGCATGGAACATTGAAGCACAAAGGATGGGCGCTGCGCCTATCTATTTTGTTAACGATATCGATGATGAGCCGATTCCAAGTGTAGACCCCCACTTCCGTTATATTGAAAAATCGTACGAATT TGCTCCCGGGATTGAAAAACCGTCGGATGaatttcttcttcgatgTTCATGTAAGAAATGCACCAAAGCAATATACTGCGATTGTCAGCACCCCTCTTTTATGTTGGATGAGAAAAATGTACCATTTTTTGCCTATGATAAATAT GGCCTTTTCGCTTTCAATATCAACAAAGGTATCGAGGTAATAGAGTGCAATAAG CTTTGCAAATGTGCAAAAAGCCCTGGCCAGTGCCCAAATCGTGTATCTCAAATTCCCCGCAAGCATCCTATTGAAATATTCAAGACTCCGACGCGCGGATGGGGTGTCAGATCTACCGAGGCGATCAAAAAAGGACAGGTTTTGGGAATTTATACTGG ACTTGTCAT aACGCGAGAAGCAGCTAATGCCTTGCCCGGACCCTTAGCCAAATACCGTTTTGATCTCGACGGCGATGAGCTAGCaaatgaggaggaagaaaatcCATCAACTCTTGGACTGTATTCAGTAGACTCTAGATTGCACG GAAACTGGACCCGCTTCATCAA CCATTCTTGCTCCCCCAACCTACAAATATACCTCGTCGTGCATGATACTCCTCctggt ATTGGACTTCCATATATCGCTTTTGTCGCCAATCAGAATATACCCATAAGAAAGGAACTCACCTTCGACTATAACCCAGGACAATCGTCGACATTAGAAGAGGGTGCTGATCCATGCCATTGTGGATCTAACGAATGTCGCgggtttcttttcttttag